In Octopus bimaculoides isolate UCB-OBI-ISO-001 chromosome 26, ASM119413v2, whole genome shotgun sequence, the following are encoded in one genomic region:
- the LOC106868378 gene encoding myosin-7 — translation MSNDKKNLIEKVELLNAEVKEIQAKRDEIIKEKLQLSEEETVLTNQLEEFRREIEQQKADNDKVKNDYERLKCSKLEQSARLDDLQTGVNKLTKEKEQLEDQLEKANEYSESLKGTVEELNGDIAKYKMEKEEEGKQQQVVIAQLQEQNEALGEQHNSLKQELQNQQLKTDELLEGQHQLLSKHEEMCNSLATEIDDLKSKLKLTLEELGRARGLLDEKTEKCAAVFDLETQLEEAESQLVTVTHQYEMSQVEIEELKKETTNVKTKLANAHTEIQDISKEYEVKQEESQEKLNTVEHNLQNEIKDMLEEKSNLERDYNAKLTKLQMEVVDFNNRLQSRLTEKSDLEEKLDKVQIDLKNTENQLLEANSVKEDLSKCLEMVSVSKEDISEKLAFALQKLEEVSQSRYWNQSKQSVQLEASSEVDGGKPQDIPLAVVEPDNYQSDNFGTFSASRSIKTADKSGEDEDEEEEKEDKEGNERDAKDGGESEMEQSTCLLERDQSPILIENTSDEFMICLDAMIRSSTKGVQISKSFQRRMEQLKVSINELDAKGKGSGTLERFYNVMDLFVDLQDSHSQLYQQINKLMHYAKELKHGIEPAVTQSHVSALTQERNSDDERSKTESELKPGVSQKQNLRESSHNEERMSFSCRNEIQKDNQVQHENLQMVLKENCLLRQQLEAKQKEVLQLHHDVTVAQLSTSSIQAQLSVDTLVRNSIENNSIASTPVCELTQVRDKNHPLWNYDLVVLYM, via the exons ATGAGCAATGACAAGAAGAACTTGATTGAGAAAGTGGAATTGCTGAATGCCGAGGTGAAAGAGATCCAAGCAAAGAGAGATGAGATCATTAAAGAGAAACTGCAGCTGAGCGAAGAGGAAACGGTGCTGACGAACCAGCTGGAGGAATTCCGACGGGAGATTGAGCAGCAGAAGGCTGACAATGACAAAGTGAAGAACGACTACGAGCGACTGAAATGTTCTAAACTGGAGCAGTCGGCCCGCTTGGATGACCTTCAGACCGGCGTCAATAAACTGACCAAGgagaaagaacagctggaagatCAACTGGAGAAAGCGAATGAGTACAGTGAGAGTCTGAAAGGAACTGTTGAGGAACTGAATGGTGACATTGCAAAGTACAAgatggagaaagaagaagaaggaaagcaaCAA CAAGTGGTAATTGCACAGCTGCAGGAGCAGAACGAAGCCCTCGGTGAGCAACACAACAGCCTGAAGCAGGAACTCCAGAATCAGCAACTGAAAACAGATGAACTTCTCGAGGGCCAA CATCAACTGCTCTCGAAACATGAAGAAATGTGCAACAG TCTAGCAACTGAGATTGATGACTTGAAATCCaagctgaagttgactttggaaGAGCTAGGTCGAGCCCGTGGCTTGTTAGACGAGAAAACTGAAAAGTGTGCTGCTGTTTTCGACTTGGAAACCCAACTAGAAGAGGCTGAGTCACAACTGGTGACCGTTACCCATCAGTATGAAATGAGTCAGGTCGAG ATAGAAGAGTTGAAGAAAGAAACGACTAATGTGAAGACGAAATTAGCAAATGCTCACACAGAAATTCAAGATATCAGCAAAGAATACGAAGTG AAACAAGAAGAATCGCAGGAAAAACTAAACACTGTGGAACACAATCTACAGAATGAAATCAAAGACATGCTGGAAGAGAAAAGTAACCTCGAAAGAGATTATAATGCCAAATTAACGAAGTTACAGATGGAAGTAGTTGATTTCAACAACAGACTACAGTCAAGACTTACAGAGAAAAGCGATTTGGAAGAGAAGTTAGACAAAGTGCAGATTGATTTGAAGAACACAGAAAACCAACTGCTGGAGGCTAATTCTGTTAAGGAAGATCTTTCCAAATGTCTTGAGATGGTCTCAGTATCGAAAGAGGACATTTCCGAGAAGTTGGCGTTTGCATTGCAGAAACTCGAAGAAGTATCACAGTCCAGGTACTGGAATCAGTCGAAACAGTCCGTACAACTGGAGGCCAGCTCTGAGGTAGACGGTGGCAAGCCTCAAGATATTCCTCTGGCCGTTGTGGAACCGGATAACTACCAGAGCGATAATTTTGGAACGTTTTCAGCTAGCCGTTCAATTAAAACTGCAGACAAAAGcggtgaagatgaagatgaagaagaagaaaaagaagataaagaaggaaatgaaagagatgcCAAAGATGGTGGTGAAAGTGAAATGGAGCAGTCAACATGTTTATTGGAAAGAGACCAAAGCCCAATTCTAATT GAAAACACATCAGATGAGTTTATGATATGTCTGGATGCCATGATAAGAAGCAGTACCAAAGGAGTTCAGATTTCTAAGAGCTTCCAAAGAAGAATGGAACAACTGAAGGTTTCAATAAATGAGCTTGATGCCAAAGGAAAGGGTTCTGGCACCTTGGAGAGGTTTTACAACGTTATGGATCTTTTTGTCGACTTACAAGACAGCCACAGCCAACTATATCAGCAg ATTAATAAACTGATGCATTATGCAAAAGAACTGAAGCATGGGATTGAACCAGCTGTGACTCAGTCACATGTATCAG CATTGACCCAAGAAAGGAACAGTGATGACGAAAGAAGCAAAACG gaaagtgaGTTAAAACCTGGCGTGTCACAGAAGCAGAATCTCAGAGAGTCCAGCCATAACGAGGAAAGAATGAGCTTCAGCTGCCGAAATGAGATCCAAAAGGACAATCAGGTGCAGCACGAGAATTTACAGATGGTCTTGAAGGAGAATTGTTTGTTGAGGCAGCAACTGGAAGCAAAGCAGAAG GAGGTTCTTCAGTTACATCACGATGTCACAGTGGCTCAGCTTTCAACTAGTTCAATACAGGCACAGCTTAGTGTTGACACTTTAGTCAGAAATAGCATTGAGAACAACAGCATTGCCTCAACACCTGTCTGTGAACTTACCCAGGTAAGAGATAAAAATCATCCGCTTTGGAATTATGATCTTGTGGTCCTCTACATGTAG
- the LOC128250925 gene encoding plectin-like, whose protein sequence is MKLYKQRLEEEKIKNKQLLQNQNQLKQEMQKMQKGMIYNAWQQNGNNQSNSNNKCDINCANSDTHQLHKEVTDLKMALFAANERQEVLQRKYEDRKLRIRAKFLRARQLHNQEKMLMKEQLRHLGEDLLVTRSMFNKEHELREEREASYKKLANERRELLSKNGEQVEIIRELTRSQSRLEVQSKFLEEENKRLQEKLIAVNHRQSLSQRANHNLIYPHQLTSSKSLEFDAIFERPLSHLNKGTLPDMKPSFQTDSSHIRQIELNQTEDEYDI, encoded by the exons ATGAAGCTGTACAAACAACgactagaagaagaaaaaatcaaaaA CAAACAGCTGTTGCAGAATCAGAATCAGTTGAAACAAGAGATGCAAAAGATGCAGAAAGGAATGATTTATAATGCATGGCAGCAGAATGGCAATAACCagagcaacagtaataataag TGTGATATTAACTGTGCCAATAGCGACACTCACCAGCTGCACAAAGAGGTTACCGATCTAAAGATGGCGCTGTTTGCTGCCAACGAACGGCAGGAGGTATTGCAGAGAAAATACGAAGATCGCAAACTTCGGATCCGTGCAAAATTCCTGAGAGCCAG GCAATTACACAACCAGGAAAAGATGCTTATGAAGGAACAACTTCGCCACCTGGGAGAGGACTTGCTGGTCACTCGGTCGATGTTTAACAAGGAGCATGAACTGCGTGAAGAGCGAGAAGCCAGTTACAAGAAACTGGCCAATGAACGCCGAGAGCTTCTCTCAAA AAATGGAGAGCAAGTGGAGATCATCCGCGAACTGACTCGATCTCAGTCGAGACTGGAGGTTCAGTCAAAATTCcttgaagaagaaaacaaacgtCTCCAGGAGAAACTGATTGCAGTCAATCACAGACAGAGTCTGTCACAACGTGCCAATCACAATTTG ATATACCCTCACCAGTTAACAAGCTCGAAATCTTTAGAGTTTGATGCCATTTTTGAGAGGCCACTGTCTCACTTAAACAAAGGGACTTTGCCTGACATGAAACCATCCTTCCAGACAGATAGCAGCCACATACGCCAAATAGAACTGAACCAGACGGAAGACGAATACGATATATGA
- the LOC128250926 gene encoding high affinity cationic amino acid transporter 1-like: MIRSNFSLLRCSPNTDMQKVTPSFSFAMLFKSQQDVPNQTTEKIVLVTSSLLSLAAIALCAILVFAEDNLTSGWAIYLIVQFLFLITVCIVIIAMQPSNTADIPFKVPFVPMIPEISAALNIYLMLKLPVSTWIRFAVWMFVGFIIYFGYGYDHSTAKRRDMTDYVNITEDESD; the protein is encoded by the exons ATGATACGCTCTAATTTCTCTTTGCTCCGTTGTAGTCCCAACACAGATATGCAGAAAGTTACTCCGAGTTTCTCCTTTGCGATGTTGTTCAAAAGTCAACAGGATGTACCAAACCAGACCACCGAGAAGATTGTGCTCGTTACATCTTCGTTACTCA GTCTTGCAGCTATTGCTTTGTGTGCTATCCTGGTGTTCGCTGAAGACAACCTGACCAGTGGCTGGGCCATCTACCTGATTGTTCAGTTTTTATTCCTCATCACTGTTTGCATAGTAATTATTGCTATGCAGCCATCCAACACTGCAGACATTCCATTCAAA GTTCCATTCGTACCCATGATTCCTGAGATTAGTGCTGCATTGAATATCTATCTTATGTTAAAATTGCCAGTTTCCACATGGATCCGATTTGCCGTCTGGATGTTTGTTG GTTTCATCATCTACTTCGGTTATGGTTACGATCACAGCACGGCGAAACGGAGAGATATGACTGATTATGTGAACATCACCGAGGACGAATCTGACTGA